A genomic stretch from Thermomonospora umbrina includes:
- a CDS encoding nuclear transport factor 2 family protein: MNRADLARIEEANAEFYAAFEAGDLDRMSAVWADGAHASAVGCVHPGWPLLRGREEVLRSWALIMANTPYIQFVLTDLHTEVHGDQALVTCSENIITVDDSSGPGEMLAGGSVVATNVFLRVEGEWRLLHHHGSPVLNQMEEDEDE; the protein is encoded by the coding sequence GTGAACAGAGCCGATCTGGCCAGGATCGAAGAGGCCAACGCGGAGTTCTACGCCGCCTTCGAGGCCGGCGATCTCGACCGGATGTCGGCGGTCTGGGCCGACGGCGCGCACGCGTCCGCGGTGGGCTGCGTGCATCCGGGCTGGCCGCTGCTGCGCGGCCGGGAGGAGGTCCTCCGCTCGTGGGCGCTGATCATGGCCAACACGCCGTACATCCAGTTCGTGCTGACCGACCTGCACACCGAGGTGCACGGCGACCAGGCCCTGGTCACCTGCTCGGAGAACATCATCACGGTGGACGACAGCTCCGGCCCGGGCGAGATGCTGGCCGGCGGCAGCGTGGTCGCCACCAACGTCTTCCTGCGCGTGGAGGGCGAGTGGCGGCTGCTGCACCACCACGGCTCCCCGGTGCTGAACCAGATGGAGGAGGACGAAGACGAGTGA
- the folB gene encoding dihydroneopterin aldolase, which yields MDRIELTGLRARGRHGCLPAERELGQEFVVDVALGLDTRPAAAGDDLSRTVDYGSLAGRLVAIVEGEPVNLIETLAENLAAACLEDPTVQEAHVTVHKPAAPVPHPFTDVAVKISRSRS from the coding sequence CTGGATCGGATCGAGCTGACCGGGCTGCGGGCCCGGGGGCGCCACGGGTGCCTGCCCGCCGAACGTGAGCTGGGGCAGGAGTTCGTGGTGGACGTGGCGCTGGGCCTGGACACCCGCCCCGCCGCGGCGGGCGACGATCTGTCGCGTACGGTCGACTATGGATCCCTGGCGGGCAGGCTGGTCGCCATCGTCGAGGGGGAGCCGGTCAACCTGATCGAGACGCTGGCCGAGAACCTGGCGGCGGCCTGCCTGGAGGACCCGACGGTGCAGGAGGCCCACGTCACGGTGCACAAGCCCGCGGCCCCGGTGCCGCACCCGTTCACCGACGTGGCCGTGAAGATCTCGAGGAGTCGTTCATGA
- the folK gene encoding 2-amino-4-hydroxy-6-hydroxymethyldihydropteridine diphosphokinase codes for MTHPDRTATGGHMIVQHRTVLSLGSNLGDRLDNIQEAVDALFDAPGLTFVALSPVYETAPYGGPEGDIPEQDDYLNIVLVADTRLAPETLLDRLLNIEGSLRRVREVRWGPRTLDIDIVTFGDVVSDDPRLTLPHPRAHERAFVLVPWADLEPDVLLPGHGRVADLAEAAVRAGGPGLVRRRDDLILQGPA; via the coding sequence ATGACCCACCCCGACCGGACCGCCACCGGTGGTCACATGATCGTTCAGCACCGCACCGTGCTGTCGCTCGGCAGCAACCTCGGGGATCGATTGGACAACATCCAGGAGGCCGTCGACGCGTTGTTCGATGCCCCCGGGTTGACGTTCGTGGCGTTGTCGCCGGTGTACGAGACCGCGCCGTACGGGGGGCCGGAGGGCGACATCCCGGAGCAGGACGACTACCTCAACATCGTGTTGGTGGCCGACACCCGGCTGGCCCCGGAGACGCTGCTGGACCGGCTGCTCAACATCGAGGGCTCGTTGCGTCGGGTCCGTGAGGTCCGGTGGGGCCCGCGCACCCTGGACATCGACATCGTGACGTTCGGTGATGTCGTCTCCGACGACCCTCGGCTGACGCTGCCGCATCCGCGGGCCCATGAGCGGGCGTTCGTGCTCGTTCCGTGGGCGGACCTGGAGCCGGACGTGCTGTTGCCGGGGCACGGGCGGGTGGCCGACCTGGCCGAGGCCGCGGTGCGCGCCGGTGGGCCGGGCCTGGTGCGTCGCCGTGACGACCTGATCCTCCAAGGGCCCGCGTGA
- a CDS encoding DUF3180 domain-containing protein, whose translation MKPTRPAVLAALAVGLTVVTWLALQVAYESLPTLPWTMVPTLLLLGLGEAFTAYNLWRRIRHRPGTRPVEPLVVARMAALAKASAHAGAVIAGLFGGFALHVSSSLDKSVPRQDFFVSVGTLIASLVLIGAAMWLEYACRVPKDPDEDRRQGVSRA comes from the coding sequence GTGAAACCGACCCGGCCCGCGGTGCTCGCGGCTCTGGCGGTCGGCCTGACGGTGGTGACCTGGCTCGCCCTCCAGGTCGCCTACGAGTCGTTGCCCACGCTGCCGTGGACGATGGTGCCGACGCTGCTGCTGTTGGGCCTGGGCGAGGCGTTCACCGCCTACAACCTGTGGCGGCGGATCCGTCACCGGCCGGGCACCCGCCCGGTGGAGCCGCTGGTGGTGGCGCGGATGGCGGCGTTGGCGAAGGCCAGCGCCCACGCGGGCGCGGTGATCGCGGGGCTCTTCGGCGGGTTCGCGCTGCACGTGTCGTCGTCGCTGGACAAGAGCGTGCCGCGGCAGGACTTCTTCGTCAGCGTGGGCACGTTGATCGCGTCCCTGGTGCTGATCGGCGCGGCGATGTGGCTGGAGTACGCCTGCCGCGTTCCCAAGGACCCCGACGAGGATCGGCGGCAGGGCGTCTCCAGGGCGTGA
- a CDS encoding HEAT repeat domain-containing protein, whose amino-acid sequence MDGYVGRAGKVADGAFAGMFQAPAEVRDDLIDRALDEDVAALVVEVLRVCATGAPAEVVVALEALDRAPAEDGDLAPEVARVLTGLCRPDQDTGVLAAALPLYGVYGEGESVARALLDMTGHPAPAVRAAAVSGIEYFADEGSFPGATMELVERVARLLAEDHDAGVRLAAVEAFGLFFTWHGYERAWSSHLVEVLSRTLNVEPDQRVRGEAAETLAELVVEDGDWGLLGDALRPHVEDRNVKVAAYALARVATLGDERALERLWALLAAPGVHREYLSAATELAVSYRHSPAKIRRKLRKELKRLRKSGWAELPADEPNWSAKARAEYLDILIGRLSPW is encoded by the coding sequence ATGGACGGGTACGTGGGGCGTGCGGGCAAGGTGGCGGACGGGGCGTTCGCCGGGATGTTCCAGGCACCCGCCGAGGTGCGGGACGACCTGATCGACCGGGCGCTCGACGAGGACGTCGCCGCGCTGGTCGTCGAGGTGTTGCGGGTCTGCGCGACGGGGGCCCCGGCCGAGGTGGTCGTGGCGTTGGAGGCGCTCGACCGGGCGCCCGCCGAGGACGGCGACCTGGCACCGGAGGTGGCGCGCGTCCTCACCGGGCTGTGCCGCCCCGACCAGGACACCGGGGTGCTGGCCGCCGCCCTGCCGCTGTACGGCGTGTACGGCGAGGGGGAGTCGGTGGCGCGGGCCCTGCTGGACATGACGGGGCATCCGGCCCCGGCGGTGCGGGCCGCCGCGGTGTCCGGGATCGAGTACTTCGCCGACGAGGGCTCGTTCCCCGGGGCGACGATGGAGCTGGTGGAACGGGTGGCCCGGCTGCTCGCCGAGGACCACGACGCCGGCGTGCGGCTGGCGGCGGTCGAGGCGTTCGGCCTGTTCTTCACGTGGCACGGATATGAGCGGGCCTGGTCGTCGCACCTGGTGGAGGTGCTGTCGCGCACGCTGAACGTCGAGCCGGACCAGCGGGTGCGCGGCGAGGCTGCGGAGACCCTCGCCGAGCTGGTCGTGGAGGACGGCGACTGGGGGCTGCTGGGCGACGCGCTGCGGCCCCACGTCGAGGACCGGAACGTGAAGGTCGCGGCGTACGCACTGGCCCGGGTCGCGACGCTGGGCGACGAGCGGGCCCTGGAACGGCTGTGGGCGCTGCTGGCGGCACCGGGCGTCCACCGGGAGTACCTGTCGGCTGCGACGGAGCTGGCCGTGTCCTACCGGCACTCCCCGGCCAAGATCCGCCGGAAACTGCGCAAGGAGCTCAAACGGCTGCGGAAGTCGGGCTGGGCCGAGCTGCCCGCCGACGAGCCGAACTGGTCCGCGAAGGCGCGCGCCGAGTACCTCGACATCCTGATCGGCCGGCTGTCGCCCTGGTGA
- a CDS encoding NADH-quinone oxidoreductase subunit D, with amino-acid sequence MSTRETVRTVGIGAGAKELATEDMVLNIGPQHPSTHGVLRLRLTLDGERISHAEPIIGYMHRGAEKLFEVRDYRQLIVLANRHDWLSAFANELGVVLAVERMLGMEVPERAVWVRTLLAELNRVLNHLMFLGSYPLEVGAITPIFYAFREREHLQRVMEELSGGRMHYMFNRVGGLKEEMPAGWTTRAREAVGDVRGRMSDISDLIMGNEIFRARTRGVGVLTPEQISQYGVSGPIARASGVDFDLRRDEPYLAYSELDVPVVTRSEGDCLARFECLMDQVHVSLDLADACLDRLAELPPGPINQRLPKVLKVPEGHTYAWTENPLGINGYYLVSRGEKTPWRMKLRSASFNNIQVLTELLPGTLVADMIAILGSMFFVVGDVDK; translated from the coding sequence GTGAGCACCAGGGAAACCGTACGCACCGTCGGGATCGGCGCAGGGGCCAAAGAGCTGGCCACCGAGGACATGGTCCTCAACATCGGCCCCCAGCACCCGTCCACCCACGGCGTGCTGCGGCTGCGGCTGACCCTGGACGGGGAGCGCATCTCGCACGCCGAGCCCATCATCGGCTACATGCACCGAGGGGCCGAGAAGCTGTTCGAGGTGCGCGACTACCGGCAGCTCATCGTGCTCGCCAACCGGCACGACTGGCTGTCGGCGTTCGCCAACGAGCTGGGCGTGGTGCTGGCCGTCGAGCGGATGCTCGGCATGGAGGTCCCCGAGCGCGCCGTATGGGTCCGCACCCTGCTGGCCGAGCTGAACCGGGTGCTCAACCACCTGATGTTCCTGGGCTCCTATCCGCTGGAGGTCGGGGCGATCACCCCGATCTTCTACGCGTTCCGGGAGCGCGAGCACCTCCAACGGGTGATGGAGGAGCTCTCCGGCGGCCGGATGCACTACATGTTCAACCGGGTCGGCGGTCTGAAGGAGGAGATGCCCGCCGGATGGACGACCCGGGCCCGGGAGGCGGTCGGCGACGTCCGCGGCCGGATGAGCGACATCTCCGACCTGATCATGGGCAACGAGATCTTCCGCGCCCGCACCCGGGGCGTCGGCGTGCTGACCCCCGAGCAGATCTCCCAGTACGGGGTCTCGGGGCCGATCGCCCGGGCCTCCGGGGTCGACTTCGATCTGCGCCGCGACGAGCCGTACCTGGCCTACTCCGAGCTGGACGTGCCCGTCGTCACCCGGTCCGAGGGCGACTGCCTGGCCCGGTTCGAGTGCCTGATGGACCAGGTGCACGTCTCGCTGGACCTCGCCGACGCCTGCCTGGACCGGCTGGCCGAGCTGCCGCCGGGGCCGATCAACCAGCGGCTGCCCAAGGTCCTCAAGGTCCCCGAGGGCCACACGTACGCCTGGACGGAGAACCCGCTCGGCATCAACGGCTACTACCTGGTGTCGCGCGGCGAGAAGACCCCGTGGCGGATGAAGCTGCGGTCGGCCTCGTTCAACAACATCCAGGTGCTGACCGAGCTGCTGCCGGGCACGCTGGTGGCCGACATGATCGCGATCCTGGGGTCGATGTTCTTCGTGGTCGGCGACGTCGACAAGTGA
- a CDS encoding PH domain-containing protein → MSGRLPWHRRITAVLGAVPVAAAGAVFAAQSGGVLGIVAWVLAVVFGCALVWIVAGLSFRSLGYAERPDDLVITNGVFVRRLVVVPYGRMQFVDVSAGLLERWMGIATVRLHTAAAATDARIPGVPAAEAAQLRDRLARRGEARSMGL, encoded by the coding sequence GTGTCGGGTCGGCTGCCCTGGCATCGGCGGATCACGGCGGTGCTCGGGGCGGTGCCCGTCGCGGCGGCCGGGGCGGTCTTCGCGGCCCAGAGCGGCGGCGTTCTCGGGATCGTGGCCTGGGTGCTGGCCGTGGTGTTCGGCTGCGCGCTGGTGTGGATCGTCGCCGGGCTGTCGTTCCGGTCGCTGGGGTACGCCGAGCGGCCCGACGACCTCGTGATCACCAATGGGGTGTTCGTCCGGCGGCTGGTGGTCGTCCCCTATGGGCGGATGCAGTTCGTGGACGTGTCGGCGGGGCTGCTGGAGCGCTGGATGGGCATCGCGACCGTACGGCTGCACACGGCGGCGGCGGCCACGGACGCGCGGATCCCCGGGGTGCCCGCCGCCGAGGCCGCGCAGCTCCGTGATCGGCTGGCGCGTCGCGGCGAGGCCAGGAGCATGGGCTTGTGA
- a CDS encoding PH domain-containing protein: protein MTGPYAQPYPAAHGAYPPAVYGPPGFGPHGYGPPPVRYSEGVHRVHPATTLLRAFAVFVIYFVLLGFPLLLTRNDDGIVLFAPEAVLRFALVSAPVAVAALVIGVWGWRSQRFWFAEGDLAVETGLLRKRRRLIPLSRIQAIDVIRPLMTRLTGLAEVRVELAGGDQSEIALRYLGRRDAWQLRAELLARAAGLPGHTPEAPEQPFWRVGFRGLFGSLVMKIPVIATGLVFLSLFTVGILFLELGFLGAVIPALLGLIRAVVAPLVMYGNFTAATSPDGLRLRYGLLETRMQTVPPGRVQAVSIVEPVLWRQKGWARVDVTVAGYAGERQALSSVLLPVAPRAVAVALVAQVFPGADIDAIPLLPAASKGLSLDRSTAAGTDDVVFVTRRGLLCRRTEVIAHARAQSVRLTAGPLQRLFGIGTVHVDAPPGPVRVTAADRDLSEARLIVEATAERARVARSRGGSDPARWAR from the coding sequence GTGACCGGCCCGTACGCGCAGCCGTACCCGGCCGCCCACGGGGCGTACCCGCCGGCCGTCTATGGGCCGCCGGGTTTCGGGCCTCACGGGTACGGCCCGCCGCCGGTGCGGTACTCCGAGGGCGTCCACCGGGTGCATCCGGCGACGACGCTGCTGCGGGCGTTCGCGGTCTTCGTCATCTACTTCGTGCTGCTGGGCTTCCCGCTGTTGTTGACCCGGAACGACGACGGGATCGTGCTGTTCGCGCCCGAGGCCGTGCTGCGGTTCGCGCTGGTGTCGGCCCCGGTGGCGGTGGCCGCCCTGGTGATCGGCGTGTGGGGCTGGCGGTCGCAGCGGTTCTGGTTCGCCGAGGGCGACCTGGCCGTGGAGACCGGTCTGCTCCGCAAGCGCAGGCGGCTGATCCCGCTGTCGCGGATCCAGGCCATCGACGTGATCCGACCGCTGATGACCCGGCTGACCGGGCTGGCCGAGGTACGGGTGGAGCTGGCGGGCGGCGACCAGAGCGAGATCGCCCTGCGCTACCTGGGGCGGCGCGACGCGTGGCAGCTCCGCGCCGAGCTGCTGGCGCGGGCGGCGGGGCTGCCGGGGCACACTCCGGAGGCCCCGGAGCAGCCGTTCTGGCGGGTCGGGTTCCGGGGGCTGTTCGGGTCGCTGGTGATGAAGATTCCGGTGATCGCGACGGGACTGGTGTTCCTGTCGTTGTTCACGGTCGGGATCCTGTTCCTGGAGTTGGGCTTCCTGGGCGCGGTCATCCCGGCCCTGCTGGGGCTGATCCGAGCCGTGGTCGCCCCGCTGGTCATGTACGGGAACTTCACCGCCGCGACGTCCCCCGACGGTCTGCGGCTGCGGTACGGCCTGCTGGAGACCCGCATGCAGACCGTGCCACCGGGCCGGGTGCAGGCCGTCAGCATCGTCGAGCCCGTCCTGTGGCGGCAGAAGGGCTGGGCCCGGGTGGACGTCACGGTGGCCGGGTACGCCGGGGAGCGGCAGGCGCTGTCGTCCGTCCTCCTGCCCGTCGCGCCCCGCGCGGTGGCGGTGGCGCTGGTCGCGCAGGTCTTCCCCGGGGCGGACATCGACGCGATCCCCCTGCTGCCCGCGGCGTCCAAGGGTCTGTCCCTCGATCGTTCGACCGCCGCCGGCACCGACGACGTGGTCTTCGTGACGCGCCGGGGCCTGCTCTGCCGCCGTACGGAGGTCATCGCGCACGCCAGGGCCCAGAGCGTCCGCCTCACCGCGGGCCCCCTCCAGCGGCTCTTCGGGATCGGGACCGTCCACGTGGACGCCCCTCCCGGGCCGGTGCGGGTGACCGCCGCCGACCGCGACCTGTCCGAGGCCCGACTCATCGTCGAGGCCACCGCCGAACGCGCCCGGGTGGCCCGCTCCCGAGGCGGCTCCGATCCCGCACGTTGGGCCCGCTGA
- a CDS encoding SAM-dependent methyltransferase, which translates to MERWVTWRTAMERALYGETGFYGRGERPAAHFRTSVHASARYAEALAGLLATVDEALGRPPRLHLVDVGAGCGRLLMRILDAVDPELAERVDAVAVELAPRSPSVPERVTWRSVLPDEITGLVIANEWLDNVPLDVVELTPSGPRMVLVDPATGAERAGPVPSDEDLAWVERWWPLRALGDRAEVGHPRCNAWASVLHRLRGGLALAVDYAHGRDARPAHGTLTGYRDGHTVPAVPDGSCDITAHVALDACLDAGATAGATGSTLTTQRRALRALGLTGARPPLGLASSDPRGYVAALCQAGEEAELIDPSGLGGFGWLAQTAGIELPSALTA; encoded by the coding sequence GTGGAGCGTTGGGTGACGTGGCGTACGGCGATGGAGCGGGCCCTCTACGGGGAGACGGGGTTCTACGGCCGGGGAGAACGGCCGGCCGCGCACTTCCGCACCTCCGTGCACGCGTCCGCCCGCTACGCCGAGGCCCTCGCGGGCCTCTTGGCGACGGTGGACGAGGCGCTGGGCCGTCCCCCGCGGCTCCACCTGGTGGACGTCGGCGCGGGCTGTGGACGGCTGCTGATGCGGATCCTGGACGCGGTCGACCCCGAACTGGCCGAGCGGGTCGACGCGGTCGCCGTCGAACTCGCCCCCCGCTCCCCCTCCGTCCCCGAACGCGTCACCTGGCGCAGCGTCCTACCGGACGAGATCACCGGCCTGGTCATCGCGAACGAGTGGTTGGACAACGTCCCCTTGGACGTGGTGGAGCTGACGCCCTCGGGCCCCCGGATGGTCCTCGTCGACCCCGCGACGGGCGCGGAGCGGGCCGGCCCCGTTCCGAGCGACGAGGACCTCGCCTGGGTGGAGCGGTGGTGGCCGCTGCGAGCCCTCGGTGACCGCGCCGAGGTCGGGCACCCGCGCTGCAACGCCTGGGCCTCGGTGCTCCACCGGCTCCGTGGAGGGCTGGCGCTCGCCGTCGACTACGCCCACGGCCGCGACGCCCGACCCGCCCACGGGACGCTGACCGGCTACCGCGACGGGCACACCGTCCCCGCCGTGCCCGACGGCTCCTGCGACATCACGGCGCACGTGGCCCTCGACGCCTGCCTCGACGCCGGAGCCACCGCCGGAGCCACCGGGTCGACCCTGACGACCCAGCGCCGGGCCCTCCGGGCCCTGGGCCTCACGGGCGCACGCCCGCCCTTGGGCCTGGCCTCCAGTGACCCGCGCGGCTACGTGGCGGCCCTGTGCCAGGCCGGCGAGGAGGCGGAGCTGATCGACCCGTCCGGCCTCGGCGGCTTCGGCTGGCTCGCCCAAACGGCGGGCATCGAACTCCCCAGCGCCCTCACCGCCTGA
- a CDS encoding sensor histidine kinase, translating into MVRRAWAWWRSKRSLVDFAFMSPLLLISVLAAPTFTSPPPYGREDEIPEWTYVVLVVCLLLPLIWRRRWPVRVFGVIALVSFVQWAFGVEIVPANFGVLIAMYTVAANCPFRWGAAAGAIGVVGAGMATIRYTVHGQDLLAVFISQAATVGGIWILGIYISTRRAYLRSLEERAARLERERDTQVQIAMASERARIARELHDVVAHNVSVIVVQADGASFAIETDTERAKRALETISSTGRLALAEMRRLLGVLREGDDGGTYAPQPGVEQLTDLVEQIRGAGLPLDFLVDGVPAELPPGLQLTVFRIVQEALTNTLKHGGPGVSARVRLHYGDEAIEVTITDDGRGAAAADDGLGHGLAGMRERASVYGGDVRAGPRAGGGYVVVARLPIREEAKSA; encoded by the coding sequence ATGGTCAGGCGCGCATGGGCATGGTGGCGGAGCAAGCGGTCGCTGGTGGACTTCGCCTTCATGTCGCCGTTGTTGCTGATCTCGGTCCTGGCGGCGCCGACCTTCACGAGCCCGCCCCCCTACGGCCGGGAAGACGAGATCCCCGAGTGGACGTACGTGGTCCTGGTCGTGTGCCTGCTGCTGCCGCTGATCTGGCGGCGACGGTGGCCGGTGCGCGTCTTCGGCGTGATCGCGCTGGTGTCGTTCGTCCAGTGGGCGTTCGGCGTGGAGATCGTCCCGGCGAACTTCGGCGTGCTGATCGCGATGTACACGGTCGCGGCCAACTGCCCGTTCCGCTGGGGCGCGGCGGCGGGGGCGATCGGGGTCGTGGGCGCGGGCATGGCGACGATCCGCTACACGGTGCACGGACAGGACCTCCTGGCCGTCTTCATCTCCCAGGCGGCCACGGTCGGGGGCATCTGGATCCTCGGCATCTACATCAGCACCCGGCGCGCCTACCTCCGCTCTCTGGAGGAGCGGGCCGCCCGCCTGGAACGGGAGCGCGACACGCAGGTGCAGATCGCGATGGCCTCCGAACGGGCCCGCATCGCCCGTGAGCTGCACGACGTCGTGGCCCACAACGTGAGCGTGATCGTCGTCCAGGCCGACGGGGCCTCGTTCGCGATCGAGACCGATACGGAGCGCGCCAAGCGGGCGCTGGAGACGATCTCCTCCACCGGACGGCTGGCCCTGGCGGAGATGCGCCGGCTGCTCGGCGTGCTGCGCGAGGGGGACGACGGGGGCACGTACGCGCCGCAGCCCGGGGTGGAGCAGCTCACCGACCTGGTGGAGCAGATCCGCGGGGCCGGGCTGCCGCTGGACTTCCTGGTCGACGGGGTGCCCGCGGAGCTGCCGCCGGGGCTCCAGCTCACCGTGTTCCGGATCGTTCAGGAGGCGCTGACCAACACCCTCAAGCACGGCGGTCCCGGGGTCAGTGCCCGGGTGCGGCTCCACTACGGTGACGAGGCCATCGAGGTGACGATCACCGATGACGGGCGCGGCGCGGCCGCCGCCGACGACGGGCTCGGCCACGGGCTGGCCGGGATGCGGGAACGGGCCTCGGTGTACGGGGGCGACGTGCGGGCGGGGCCCCGCGCGGGCGGCGGGTACGTCGTGGTCGCCCGACTTCCGATTCGCGAGGAGGCGAAGAGCGCGTGA